The DNA sequence TAAGCCTGCTTGAGAGATGCCATCTCTTGTTATTGATGATACGTCAAAATCAACCGTTTCATTTATGTATTCTTCTGTAACGTAGCGATAGTTGGTTTGTATGTAACCACCACCAAAACGGTATTCTAACGTACTGTTTGCAAGCTGCATCGCAGTGGTATCAATATCGTATTGCACGCCACCATGGTAGAACAGGTAGTCATCGTAGTTGAAGTCCATTTCAATAGCCCAAGAAGAATAATTAGTTTTAGCATCAGAACCTTCACTACTCAGGGTTTGCTTTGTATCTTTATCAAAATAGAATATTTGACCAAATGATATATTTAGGCGTTCTTTGTATTCGTCATCAAAGAAGCGAGAGGATGCGCCGTAACTCACTTGGTTTGCGGCTGCTATACGATCCACGCCACTGTATTTACGGCTTCTGAACAGGCCGTAGTAATCAGTCTGTAGTAGTGTTGTATCGTAAAGGCCAATATCACTTTGATCTTCTTCTGGAACATACAAGTATTGGACTTGCGGCTCTAGTGTTTGAGTATAGTTACCAACAATAGTGGTATCTCGTTCTAGTACGACACCCGCATGGCTTCTAAATTCAGGGATCACGCGACTTACTGATTCTTCCAAATCTTCATAATCAGAGCCTGCGCCCGTATCAACGCCATCAAGATCTTGTTGGTAATACGTACCAAGTAAGCGAGCTTCTGTTGTCCAGGTACCCCAGGTATTGCCTACCGGAATTGTAATGCCAGGTTCAATGTGGACACGAGTGGCAGATGGTTTGCCCGAGGCATCAGTATCGAACAGTGACACATGGCTAATGAGGTCGAAATCTAGGTAATCCATGACCTCAGGAGCGTAGTAGTTGTACTCTAACTGAGGCATTAAACGATACGGTAAGTTGTTTTTTGTATCGGTTAGGACTTGGAAATCTCGGACAAGTACAGAAGCATCCCAGTTCTGTGAACGGTAGGTCGCTCGGCCTTCTTGAAGTAATTGACCATCTTCACGGTTACCAATACCAGAACTTAGATCGGTAAAGTAATCAATATCGCTGACTTTTGAGTAGTCGACTTCAAACAACCATGATTGCTGGAATATCCCTGAATGCTGGAGTTGAGCCCCCCAACGGTCGCCTTTTTCGGAGTATTTTTTGTCATCCGGTAAATATTCAGACTCGATACTACCTGAGCCAAAATCGCTCAAGTAACGGAATTTACTGTTAAGTTGGGTACCACGCTCTTGCATGTACTTAAAGGTGGTTTCCAAGTCGTAGTTTGGTGCTAAGTTCCAATAAACCGGGATTTCAGCTTCAAAGCCATCGCTTGAACCGTATGAAACTGTTGGGTACAAGAAACCAGTTTTACGGGTATCGCCAATAGGCACAGTTAAGTAAGGTAAGTAGAAGACAGGAACACTTTGAATTTCAAAACGTGGGTTATAAAAGGTGGCTTGTTCTTCATTTTGATCGACGTCAATACTTGATGCTCTTAGACGCCAAGCATTATCGCCGATAGGGCAAGAGGTGATCGAGCCATCTTCAATTTCATAAACCGCTTTGCCTGTTTTTGCGATATAAACCGCATCACCGCGACCTGGTTCGCAAAGAAATTCGTAGTCGGTATTTTCTAGCGTCATTTCATCGGTAGTCAGATTGTTGGTTGCTCTGTCTGACACTGATTTTATTTGACCATCACTAAAGTTTACGTTGCCTTCAGCTACAACGATATTTTCTTGTTGGTGTAGGGTCACATTATCAGCAAGGATGGTCTTGTTCCCTTGCGTAACTCTTACGTCACCCGAATAGATTGCCTTGTCACCATTGATAGCTTCTAAGCGATCTGACTCAACATGAGCGGGTAGCTGTGTCTCGTTTTCTGCAGCGGGCTCGATCAAGCATTGATCTATAGAGGGCATTTCCTGCACACTACTATCGGTGATTGTTTCAGCTTGAGTTGTCGACACGTATAATGCCGTACTTATAGACGCGGCTAACAAGGTGCGGGAAAAAGATTGCATGAAGTTGAACTATCCTGTGTCACTAGATGAAGGGTTGATCTAGTATCAATCCAATTAATAAAGCATTTTCCTTATGATAAAGGAAATATTAGCATTCAGCATCATCAGACAGCGTTACTCAGACAAAATTCATAGATAGAGAACACATAATGCAAATATTTGGCAAAATTTTGGGCGCTTTTTTTGGCTTTTTATTTGGAGGTCCGCTTGGTTTAGTTTTTGGCCTATTTTTGGGGCATCAATTTGATAAGGCTCGACGTTTAAACCAATCGGGGTTCAATAGTTCTGGTTTTGGTCGTGGACCAAGCCAAGCTGAAAGGCAGAACGAGTTCTTTAAAGCGGCTTTTGCGGTTATGGGACATGTTGCTAAAGCAAAAGGGCAGGTAACACCTGAAGAGATTCAGCTTGCTTCTACAATGATGGAGCGTATGAATCTGCATGGTGAACAACGTAAAGCGGCGCAAGATGCATTCCGTGATGGTAAGGAGAGTGACTTTCCGCTAGGTGATGTGCTTGAGCGTGTAAAAATCTCATCGGGCGGCCGTTTTGATCTTCTGCAGTTCTTTCTGGAGCTTCAGGTATCTGCCGCATTTGCTGATGGAAGCTTGCACCCTAGTGAGCGTCAGGTTTTGCATAAGATAGCGCAAGGCCTAGGGTTTTCTGCAGAGCAACTAGAGCGCCGCTTGCAGATGCAAGAAGCAGCGTTCCGTTTCCAACAACAAGGTGGAAGCTTTGGTGGTCATCAAGGTCACGGGCAATCATCAGGTTGGCAACAGGCTTCACAACAGAACCAACTGGCAGATGCTTTCAAGGTACTTGGGGTAAGTGAAAGTGCCGAAGGTAAAGAGGTGAAAAAAGCTTATCGTAAATTGATGAATGAGCACCACCCAGATAAATTGATGGCGAAGGGTTTACCGCCAGAGATGATGAATGTCGCGAAAGAAAAATCGCAAGAAATTCAGAATGCGTATGACCTGATAAAGAAGGTCAAAGGTTTTAAGTAATCGAACACTAAACCGAGTAATAACAAAATTACTCGGTTTTTTTATTAAAGGGAATTATATGACGGTAACGTATCAGAATGTTCTAGAGTTTTGGTTCGATGAATTGACGCCTAAAGATTGGTTTACTGGCGGCGCCGAGATTGACGCTTTGATAGCGTCTCGTTTTTCTGAACTGCACAAAGCCGCCATTCAAGGTGAGTTATTTGAATGGCGTCAGACAGCAGAGGGTCGCTTGGCTGAGATTATCGTGCTTGACCAGTTTTCTCGGAATCTTGGTAGAAATAGTCCATATGCGTTTACTGCAGATCCTATGGCGTTGGTTCTAGCTCAAGAAGCGGTAGCGGGTGGCTTTGATCACCAACTCAATCAACAACAGAAAAGCTTCCTCTACATGCCTTATATGCATAGTGAATCTTTTCTGATGCATGAACAAGCGGTGCTGCTTTTTTCCCAGACAGGGCTAGAGAATAACCTTGATTTTGAGTTTAAGCACAAGGTGATCATTGAGCGTTTTGGTCGTTACCCACACCGTAATGAAGTACTAGGTCGAACTTCGACTCCTGAGGAAATTGAGTTCTTACAACAACCAGACTCAAGCTTTTAATTGTGGAGATACGGTCAAAGAATTGAGAAGAGGCGAGTGGTTAATAAAACCTCTAGCCTCTTTTTTTGTTTAGCTTTAGTGATTAACTTTCGCGTTAGAACTAGTTTGCTTGGTTAAGTGACCAATCGTAGTCATAACTGATTTTTTCAGTGTTCGTCACCGGCTTTGTTCGATACTGGTCTAAGTGTTGAATGAGTTGTTTTTCTGTACCAAAATCCACAGCAAACCATTCGTAAATCGATGATAGTTGAAGTTTGTTGTTTTCAATTAACACACCTTTGTCACTATTAACAAACTCGGTCGACGCTTGTTCTAGTAGAGCCTCGGTGTTGTCAGCCGTAAAGGCTTGAAGTTGTAGGTTAGGACAACCTAAACTCGCACAATTCACCGCGTAATGCGTGCGTGGGTCTTGCCAAATAGGTCTTAAGATTCGATGTTCAATATCATTGAGTGTCAGTGATTTACCGTTGACGACAACCACATTATCTCCCCATGGTCCAAAACTGAATAACCCGCCGAGCTTGGTAATTGATTTGATTGGGTAGGCATCAAGAATTAAATCGACGGTCACGGCGTTATATAGATTAACCCAGTAGGCATACTGCTCCGCTTTTGAATAGTCGAGCGGATTAACCTGCTCCAGTCGCTTGATGTACTGTTTGAGCTTTGTCTTGTCTGCAGTGCTCGCTGCTTGATATCTAACTAAGGTGTGTTGGCCTTGCGTGACTAAATAGTTATCGAGGAATTGTTGCCAATCTTGATGAGAAACTTGCTCAGAGTTGGCTTCATTACTTTGATTCCAGTACGGCCACAGTTCAGATTTTGGCGCCGACCAAGCTAAGGTTGAGAAAAGTAGGCTGATAATAACAAGTAGTTGTTTCATGGCATTCTCCTGATGACTGACTACTAAGACCTTATGCTTTACGATTTTCTTTCATGGCTCTTTAGTTAAACCACAGATTTGAGTTAAATGAAGAAGTTGAATCGAATAAAAAAGGTTGGCACTTGGCCAACCTTTAGGTTTATTCAGAAATGTCTCATTATTTTAGGAAGCTAGGAATTTTCGCTTCAAACTCAGAGATCTTATCGGCATGTTGAAGCGTTAGACCTATGTTGTCTAGGCCATTCAGTAAACAGTGACGACGGAACTCATCAATTTCAAACGAGTATTCTTTTCCATTTGCACTGACTTTCATAGCTTCTAAATCAACAGTAATTTCAGCGCCTTTATTCGCTTCTACGAATTGGAATAGCTCATCCACCTCTTGCTCAGTCAATCGAACCGGCACCATTTGGTTGTTGATCGAGTTACCATAGAAGATGTCTGCGAAGCTTGGCGCGATCATCACTTGAATACCATAATCAGCAAGCGCCCAAGGTGCGTGTTCACGAGATGAACCACAACCGAAGTTTTCACGAGCCAGTAGAATTGAAGCGCCTTTATAGCGAGGTGCGTTCATTACAAACTCTGGGTTTGGTTGTTGGCCTGCATCATCTAGGAAGCGCCAATCGTGGAACAAGTGCTTACCAAAACCGATGCGGTTTACTTTCTGTAGAAACTGCTTTGGAATGATCGCATCAGTATCGATGTTGGCCGTATCTAGAGGAACGACTAATCCGGTGTGTTGTTGAAAACCTGACATGTTAAATCCTCTAATTAAAGTTCACGAATATCGACAAAGTGACCAGCGATTGCCGCTGCGGCTGCCATTGCTGGGCTAACTAGGTGCGTACGACCATCACGGCCTTGGCGGCCTTCAAAGTTGCGGTTTGATGTAGAAGCACAGCGTTCTTGTGGACCAAGGCGGTCGTTGTTCATTGCAAGACACATAGAACAACCTGGCAAACGCCATTCGAAGCCGGCTTCTTTAAAGATTACATCTAAGCCTTCAGCTTCTGCTTGTGCTTTTACTTGCTCAGAACCCGGAACGATTAATGCTTGAACATGCTTCGCTACTTGGCGGCCTTTCGCTACCGCAGCAGCTGCACGCATGTCTTCGATACGCGAGTTAGTGCAAGAACCTACGAAGACTTTATCGACGTTGTAATCCGATAGAGATTTACCCGCTTCAAGACCCATGTAAGCCAACGCTTTTTCTGCAGATGCCTTTTCAACAGGGTCTGCGAAGCTTTCTGGTGCAGGGATTGGTGTGTCTACCGAGATAACCTGACCTGGGTTAGTACCCCAAGTAACTTGTGGTTTGATGTCTGCTGCTTCTAGTGTAACAACCGCATCGAATTCTGCATCAGCATCGGTTTTCAATGTGTTCCAGTATTCAATAGCGGCTTCTAAGTCTTCGCCCTCAGGAGAGAACTTACGACCTTTGATGTATTCGTATGTCGTTGCATCTGGAGCAATTAGACCCGCTTTAGCGCCAAGCTCGATTGCCATGTTACATACCGTCATACGACCTTCCATTGTAAGGTCCGTAATGGCCTCACCACAGAATTCAACCACGTAGCCTGTACCGCCAGCGGCTGTTGTCTTGCCGATGATAGCTAGTACGATATCTTTTGCGGTAATGCCTTCAGCGACTTTGCCTTTTACTTCGATCTTCATGGTTTTAGCGCGCGCTTGTTTTAGCGTTTGAGTGGCTAGAACGTGCTCTACTTCTGAAGTACCGATACCGAATGCTAATGAACCAAATGCACCGTGTGTCGCCGTGTGTGAGTCACCACATACGATGGTCATGCCCGGCAGAGTGATACCTAGCTCAGGACCCATTACGTGCACAATACCTTGGTATTTGTGGTTTAAGTCGTAAAGCGTGACACCAAACTCTTCACAGTTTTTCGATAGCGTTTCCATTTGGATACGAGCCATCTCACCAGAAGCGTTGATGTCTTTGGTTTGTGTCGATACGTTGTGATCCATGGTTGCAAAAGTTTTGCCTACTTGGCGAACTTTACGGCCTTTTTCACGCAGGCCATCAAAGGCTTGTGGCGACGTTACTTCATGGACTAAGTGACGATCGATATAAAGAATTGGCGTTTCACCCTTCGCTGCAACCGCAACGTGAGCATCATAAACTTTTTCGTATAAGGTTTTTGCTTGCTGGTTTGTCGACATAGCTTTTCTTCCTTGGGAGCATCAGTCCCAGTGTTTGTTTCGAGCCAAGTCATGCGGTTTAAGCAGACTTGGCTTGATATTATTCTTATGTACTTGCTTCTAATCTAAGCATCTAGCTTATGAAGCTAAGATGTACTCAGCGATCTTGTCACCCATTTCTGAGGTAGTCAGTGCTTGGTTTTTGCCTGCAAGGTCTGCCGTTAACTCGCCTGCAGAAAGTGCTTTAGATACCGCTGTTTCGATGTCTTGTGCTGCAGCTTCTTCGCCTAAGCTGTAACGAAGCATTAGGGCTGCAGAAAGAATTTGCGCGACTGGGTTCGCAATGTTCTTACCTGCGATATCTGGTGCACTGCCACCTGCTGGTTCGTATAGGCCGAAGTTGCTTTCGTTCAAGCTTGCAGAAGGAAGCATGCCCATAGAGCCTGTGATCATTGCACACTCATCAGAGATGATGTCACCGAAGATGTTCGAACAAAGCATCACGTCAAACTGAGATGGGTCTTTGATTAGCTGCATGGTCGCGTTATCGATGTACATGTGGCTCAGTTTCACATCTGGGTAGTCTTTCGCGACTTCTTCAACCACTTCACGCCATAGGATAGAGCTTTGTAGAACGTTCGCTTTATCGATTGAGTAAACGTTTTTGTTACGTAGACGAGCAGATTCAAACGCAATCTTTGCAATACGTTCGATTTCGTAACGATGGTAAACCTCAGTATCAAACGCTTTTTCAGTTGCACCTTCGCCTTCACGGCCTTTTGGTTGACCGAAGTAGATACCGCCGGTTAGTTCACGAACAACCACGATGTCGAAACCATTACCTGAGATGTCAGCACGTAAAGGAGAGAAAGACTCTAAACCCTTGTGGATTTGTGCAGGACGTAGATTACAGAACAGTTGGAAGTGTTTACGAAGAGGAAGTAGGGCACCACGTTCAGGTTGGTCGTTTGGTGGAAGGTGTTCCCATTTAGGACCGCCGACAGAACCAAAAAGTACCGCGTCAGATTCTTCACAGCCTGCAACGGTTGCTTCTGGAAGTGGACAGCCGTGGTTATCAATAGCGATACCACCAACATCATACTCCTCGCGAGAAAAACTAATTGCGTGTTTCTTTTCAATCGCGTCTAGCACTTTGTGTGCTTGTTGCATTACTTCTGGGCCAATGCCATCACCAGGTAGTACGGCAATTTTGTATGATTTATCTGTCATGTTAATCCTTTAATTCTTGTTACTGAGCTGTTTGGCTCGTTTTAAATTTTGTCCCTAAAGCCAACAACATCGGCTCTAGGGCTCTGTTATTGGAGTATTAAACTGTCGCGAATTTTTGCTGCTTCATTTCAGCAATAGTGTCTGCGCGTTGAATGCTATTGATAACGTGTAGCAACGCTTGACCAGAAGCTTCAACGATATCGGTTGAAACGCCAGTACCGTGGTACTTACGGCCTTTATAGTTAGCAATGATGTCCGCTTGACCTAAGCCATCTTCGCCTTCACCTTTTGCAGTCAGGTCGAACTTGTCCAACGCGATTTCGTAGCCTGTTAAGCGGTAGATACATTGGTATAAAGCATCAACCGGGCCATTGCCGACAGCCGCTTCGCATTTCTCTTCATCACCACATTGCAATTTGATGCTGGTGGTAGACATAACACTACCAGATTGTACGCTTAGGTAGTTAAGTTTATAGAAGTCATCTTCATCACGTAGATTTGCGAAGTGCATCAATGCTTCTAGGTCGTAATCGAAGACTTGTCCTTTACGGTCAGCAAGCTTCAAGAAGTCTTCGTACAATGAATCTAGGTTGTACTCATTATCTTTATAACCCATTGCGTCCATGTGGCTCTTAACTGCTGCACGGCCACTACGGCTTGTTAGATTCAATGCTTTGTTTTTCAAACCAATCGACTCAGGTGTCATGATCTCGTAAGTGTTTTTGTTCTTAAGCATGCCGTCTTGGTGGATACCTGAAGAGTGGCTAAATGCATTTGCACCAACGATGGCTTTATTGTCTTGAATTGGCATGTGGCAAAGTTGGCTCACTAGCTTACTGGTACGGTGAATCTCTTTATGATCCAAACCAGTATGAACACCTAACAACTCTTGGCGAGTTTTGATGATCATTGCGATTTCTTCTAGAGAACAGTTACCCGCACGTTCTCCAATACCATTGATTGTGCCTTCAATTTGGCGAGCGCCCGCTTGTACAGCAGCAATTGAGTTCGCAACCGACATACCTAAGTCATCGTGACAGTGAACAGAGATGATCGCTTGATCGATGTTGGGTACGCGATCGAATAGCGTTTTGATAATGCCACCAAACTCATTCGGTACTGTGTAGCCAACGGTGTCTGGAATGTTGATGGTTTTCGCGCCCGCGTTAATCGCGGCTTCAACCATGCGACATAGGTTATCGATAGGGGTACGACCTGCATCCTCACAAGAAAACTCCACATCGTCAGTGTAGTTACGCGCATGTTTGACGGCTTTCACTGCCATCTCGACAACATCGTCGTAGCTGCGGCGTAGCTTATCTTGTACGTGTACCGTCGATGTTGAAATGAAAGTGTGAATACGGAATTGGTCCGCTACTTTTAGTGCTTCTGCAGCGGCGTCTATATCTTTTGCAACAGCACGAGAAAGCGCACAAATACGGCTGCCTTTGATGTGTTTTGCAATCGTTTGAACTGATTCAAAATCACCTGGAGAAGAGATAGGGAAGCCAGCTTCGATAACATCCACACCCAGTCTCTCAAGAGCATAAGCGATCTGTAACTTCTCTTTTACCGTAAGGCTTGCTGCCAATGCTTGCTCGCCGTCACGTAAGGTAGTATCAAAAATTATTACTTGATCGTTCATGGGTGCTTCCTTATATCGATAATGAATCGATTGCTATCCAAATTATTATTAAGAATGATGTTCTTTTAAAAGTGCCAGTTACAAAAAAACCCGCTCAGTGCGGGTTTTAATATTTGTGTAGTTCTTGACCCACAACTTACCCGCGCGATTGGTTCACGATAAGGAGAAGTTTCAGCAGTAGAGAAGAAGAAAAAATCATTAC is a window from the Vibrio splendidus genome containing:
- the leuD gene encoding 3-isopropylmalate dehydratase small subunit, with translation MSGFQQHTGLVVPLDTANIDTDAIIPKQFLQKVNRIGFGKHLFHDWRFLDDAGQQPNPEFVMNAPRYKGASILLARENFGCGSSREHAPWALADYGIQVMIAPSFADIFYGNSINNQMVPVRLTEQEVDELFQFVEANKGAEITVDLEAMKVSANGKEYSFEIDEFRRHCLLNGLDNIGLTLQHADKISEFEAKIPSFLK
- the leuA gene encoding 2-isopropylmalate synthase, coding for MNDQVIIFDTTLRDGEQALAASLTVKEKLQIAYALERLGVDVIEAGFPISSPGDFESVQTIAKHIKGSRICALSRAVAKDIDAAAEALKVADQFRIHTFISTSTVHVQDKLRRSYDDVVEMAVKAVKHARNYTDDVEFSCEDAGRTPIDNLCRMVEAAINAGAKTINIPDTVGYTVPNEFGGIIKTLFDRVPNIDQAIISVHCHDDLGMSVANSIAAVQAGARQIEGTINGIGERAGNCSLEEIAMIIKTRQELLGVHTGLDHKEIHRTSKLVSQLCHMPIQDNKAIVGANAFSHSSGIHQDGMLKNKNTYEIMTPESIGLKNKALNLTSRSGRAAVKSHMDAMGYKDNEYNLDSLYEDFLKLADRKGQVFDYDLEALMHFANLRDEDDFYKLNYLSVQSGSVMSTTSIKLQCGDEEKCEAAVGNGPVDALYQCIYRLTGYEIALDKFDLTAKGEGEDGLGQADIIANYKGRKYHGTGVSTDIVEASGQALLHVINSIQRADTIAEMKQQKFATV
- the lptD gene encoding LPS assembly protein LptD produces the protein MQSFSRTLLAASISTALYVSTTQAETITDSSVQEMPSIDQCLIEPAAENETQLPAHVESDRLEAINGDKAIYSGDVRVTQGNKTILADNVTLHQQENIVVAEGNVNFSDGQIKSVSDRATNNLTTDEMTLENTDYEFLCEPGRGDAVYIAKTGKAVYEIEDGSITSCPIGDNAWRLRASSIDVDQNEEQATFYNPRFEIQSVPVFYLPYLTVPIGDTRKTGFLYPTVSYGSSDGFEAEIPVYWNLAPNYDLETTFKYMQERGTQLNSKFRYLSDFGSGSIESEYLPDDKKYSEKGDRWGAQLQHSGIFQQSWLFEVDYSKVSDIDYFTDLSSGIGNREDGQLLQEGRATYRSQNWDASVLVRDFQVLTDTKNNLPYRLMPQLEYNYYAPEVMDYLDFDLISHVSLFDTDASGKPSATRVHIEPGITIPVGNTWGTWTTEARLLGTYYQQDLDGVDTGAGSDYEDLEESVSRVIPEFRSHAGVVLERDTTIVGNYTQTLEPQVQYLYVPEEDQSDIGLYDTTLLQTDYYGLFRSRKYSGVDRIAAANQVSYGASSRFFDDEYKERLNISFGQIFYFDKDTKQTLSSEGSDAKTNYSSWAIEMDFNYDDYLFYHGGVQYDIDTTAMQLANSTLEYRFGGGYIQTNYRYVTEEYINETVDFDVSSITRDGISQAGLLGAYQISPKWNTSAQYFYDLTTQENLEWLARLNYKSDCWYIGFTYSNRLTNNISDPNTTPEYENNFSVNFGIVGFGTNIGSDSGAVGDSSSDNSLSYGRPFFLNN
- the djlA gene encoding co-chaperone DjlA, whose product is MQIFGKILGAFFGFLFGGPLGLVFGLFLGHQFDKARRLNQSGFNSSGFGRGPSQAERQNEFFKAAFAVMGHVAKAKGQVTPEEIQLASTMMERMNLHGEQRKAAQDAFRDGKESDFPLGDVLERVKISSGGRFDLLQFFLELQVSAAFADGSLHPSERQVLHKIAQGLGFSAEQLERRLQMQEAAFRFQQQGGSFGGHQGHGQSSGWQQASQQNQLADAFKVLGVSESAEGKEVKKAYRKLMNEHHPDKLMAKGLPPEMMNVAKEKSQEIQNAYDLIKKVKGFK
- the leuC gene encoding 3-isopropylmalate dehydratase large subunit, which encodes MSTNQQAKTLYEKVYDAHVAVAAKGETPILYIDRHLVHEVTSPQAFDGLREKGRKVRQVGKTFATMDHNVSTQTKDINASGEMARIQMETLSKNCEEFGVTLYDLNHKYQGIVHVMGPELGITLPGMTIVCGDSHTATHGAFGSLAFGIGTSEVEHVLATQTLKQARAKTMKIEVKGKVAEGITAKDIVLAIIGKTTAAGGTGYVVEFCGEAITDLTMEGRMTVCNMAIELGAKAGLIAPDATTYEYIKGRKFSPEGEDLEAAIEYWNTLKTDADAEFDAVVTLEAADIKPQVTWGTNPGQVISVDTPIPAPESFADPVEKASAEKALAYMGLEAGKSLSDYNVDKVFVGSCTNSRIEDMRAAAAVAKGRQVAKHVQALIVPGSEQVKAQAEAEGLDVIFKEAGFEWRLPGCSMCLAMNNDRLGPQERCASTSNRNFEGRQGRDGRTHLVSPAMAAAAAIAGHFVDIREL
- a CDS encoding DUF924 family protein, with product MTVTYQNVLEFWFDELTPKDWFTGGAEIDALIASRFSELHKAAIQGELFEWRQTAEGRLAEIIVLDQFSRNLGRNSPYAFTADPMALVLAQEAVAGGFDHQLNQQQKSFLYMPYMHSESFLMHEQAVLLFSQTGLENNLDFEFKHKVIIERFGRYPHRNEVLGRTSTPEEIEFLQQPDSSF
- the leuB gene encoding 3-isopropylmalate dehydrogenase, yielding MTDKSYKIAVLPGDGIGPEVMQQAHKVLDAIEKKHAISFSREEYDVGGIAIDNHGCPLPEATVAGCEESDAVLFGSVGGPKWEHLPPNDQPERGALLPLRKHFQLFCNLRPAQIHKGLESFSPLRADISGNGFDIVVVRELTGGIYFGQPKGREGEGATEKAFDTEVYHRYEIERIAKIAFESARLRNKNVYSIDKANVLQSSILWREVVEEVAKDYPDVKLSHMYIDNATMQLIKDPSQFDVMLCSNIFGDIISDECAMITGSMGMLPSASLNESNFGLYEPAGGSAPDIAGKNIANPVAQILSAALMLRYSLGEEAAAQDIETAVSKALSAGELTADLAGKNQALTTSEMGDKIAEYILAS
- a CDS encoding DUF547 domain-containing protein, encoding MKQLLVIISLLFSTLAWSAPKSELWPYWNQSNEANSEQVSHQDWQQFLDNYLVTQGQHTLVRYQAASTADKTKLKQYIKRLEQVNPLDYSKAEQYAYWVNLYNAVTVDLILDAYPIKSITKLGGLFSFGPWGDNVVVVNGKSLTLNDIEHRILRPIWQDPRTHYAVNCASLGCPNLQLQAFTADNTEALLEQASTEFVNSDKGVLIENNKLQLSSIYEWFAVDFGTEKQLIQHLDQYRTKPVTNTEKISYDYDWSLNQAN